The following nucleotide sequence is from Dromaius novaehollandiae isolate bDroNov1 chromosome Z, bDroNov1.hap1, whole genome shotgun sequence.
CAGGACGGGCCCCCATCCCGGGCTGCACTCAGCGATTAGCCTGCTTCGCCAGCGGCCCTGCTCCGCTTGCGCTCGGGTACCGGCGGGGCTGCTGCACACGCAGGCCGTGCTCGCCCCACGCGTGCCCGGTGCTAAAGCTGAGCACAGCGATGCGATTGCAAAGGGATGTGGATATAACCACTCCCGGGGCCGGGGTGCTGCGAAAGGGCCTTTGGGGGGCCGCAGGGACGGTGCCACTAGATGTCCTTGTTGCTCCACACACAGCTGTGGAAACATCTGCTTTGGGGTGAGCaaagggcttggggggggggggtaggctGCATGATGACGGGACTCACTGCCACGGGACAAGGACGACAGTGGCTGCGTCCCACCGAGGCGTTACCGTCAGGGAACTCAGCTCTgacttctcctttttgttttttgtttgttttttttgtttttttttttttttttaatgagggttttttttttttttttttttcctgccactgcCCAGGCACCAATACTCCCGCGCTATTTTGGGTCTGGGCCTAaggccaacccccccccccccccccggctttcttttttgctgcattttttttaaaaatgtttaaatttttttattatcAAGCAGTTGCTTGGCTGTGGGTTGGTGGGACTTTATACAGCCCCCTGGGCCCTGctcacctgggccccccccccccaaaaagaaaaaccccGTGTGTTTTCTTTGCAAGCACTGGCACCTCCAGCTACCGTGTTTTTTAAGTATTGCACAAGCAGCTTCTGGACATGCTCTACaacttttgtggggaaaaaaaaaaaaaaaaaaaaattgggccAAGGTTATtctggggaaaataaaataaaataaaataaaacccaacctTCCTCCTTTGTTTGCACCATCTCACCTAGCTCCTGGGCTTGTAACCCCGAtgcacttgcagcaggaggtgcGGTGGCCTTGGCCGAGCCCTCCTTGGCCCCGTGAAGCCGCTCTGAGCCCCGAGCCGCCCGGGATGGCAGCGCGTCTCACCCGAGCCCCTGATGATCGCAAGCCCCGTTTGGGGGAAAGGTGCCACCTAGCAGCTCAGCTGAGCATGGCAGAGGAGCCTtttgcctcctgtcctctgcaaACACCCAGCAACGTCTGTGAGTAGCAGTTGCAGGGGAGTAAATGTGCCCTTCCTTGGGCAGCCAATGCTCTGCTCACCACTGAAGGGGTCCCCAAATGACCCGCCGGTGCAGGCATCAGGGTGACCAACCAGCAGTCATCACCTATCTCCAGTTTGGTCCCACCGATGGGGTCTTCTCCAGCAGGTTTTAGGCCAAGAGTGCCGGCGGTGAACGTCCCCCCTGGGCAAATGCTGTTTATCCATGGTCATCCCAGCACCCTCCGTGAGCCGGGCACCGCTGATGGGCACCGGCCCCATCAACGTGCCGGCCTCTCCATCCCCAGGGAAacctcttttctccctgcttgTGCAATAACTACTGCTGACATCAGCTACTCATTAAGCCAATGCGGAATCAAATTTTGGGTTCAAGCGATCAAGTGGGAGAAGATCTCTTAACACATAACTCTGCCATCAGAGCTTCGCCTGGACGGCTTCCAGGAATGGAAAGGAGCATTAAACACAAAagggctttttattattattatgtttttttaaacttaaacacATTTTGGTTTTCTATTGCCAACTCCTGAGCTGTGCCTAACCTCATGAGAAAGTATGAGCTCTGTTTATAGCTGAGCAACACATTTTAACCCTGGCTTATTTTCAGGAATCATCACGAGAGTCTGAATCCTGCGGACTCGCCGCTCCAAACCCGGGAGGCCGGCTGCACCGCTTTGCAGCTCCAGTTTTCAACGATCACGAGCGAACAATagctgcaaaactgaaaaaacgACAGAATCCCCCAGTCGATGGCGGGGGACGAGCTCCCCCCCTCCGCcgctcctccccttccccccgcaGGCCCAAGGCAGAGGGGCTCCGGGGCTGCATCTGCTCAGGTTTCAGGCTGCACCAGATGTTGCTGCTCTGCACGTTTAGGGAGGCAAAACTCACAAGAAATGCAGCACAACCCAAACTCGGGGCTGTGGTTAAAGCCTGCTGTAAGAGCAGGCTTGTGACCAAAACCAAACCCACCTACCCCGGACACAAAGCTcaaccctttttttccctcttttgtggGAAAGAGCTGCTGCATTAGTCACTAGGTCAGTGTACAAAACCCAGAAGTGAAAGCAACTCGCTGCTTTGGTGTCCAAGCTGCactgcaagaaagggaaaaatgcaagCTTAGTTTAAGGTGAAAgcttaaatattaaaatgtttaaaaacagaggCTTTCTGAATCCGACCACGTGGTAGATGGACAAACTGATTTAATCTAACTGCATGGCAGCAAGTGCTTAACCTTCAGCTAACAAGAGTTAAAATTCCTCGCTGTTTAGTCACCCATCAGCAGTGCTCCTGagcctggaaaaataaattcactaGAGTAAATTTAGGAAAACTGAAGTCTCAAGCCCCTGTCTGTCTTGTGGAGCTCAGAAGCAACTGCAGTGCTACTCACTTCACTAAAGAAAACTTGCTGGGAAGGTTGGGATTTCAGATGGTTTAGGTTCATGTAGAAAGAAAGAGGTTACACCTAACTCCTGCCTGAGGGTGCAAGTCTGAGGCCTCTTGCTGCAACACTAGAACTGCTCCGATACCTGACTGCAGTGGTTTTAAATACTCTTTTATCCTCTTTCTCTCAGGAAGagatcaatgaaaaaaaaaaaaaaaaaaatcccttcctcccctcagcccccttccccccccctccccaaaagctGAATGCAAAGTCTGGGTTTGAGGGCACAATCTCCAAGCTGTTGTGTTTGGCAGCGACGGGCCAGATGCGCAGGCTGGACCAGCTCTACATGCACCGAGGAACCATCCTGCCGTCCATGCCTGGGGGGTAAAGCATCCCCAGGCGACCTTCGCAGGACGAGGGGGAGGGCAGGTGGCCCCGTGTCAATCCCCCAGGGACATCCCTGTCCCTGGTCGTCCCTCAGCAGGGCCATGGGTGCCAAGTCCAACCCACTGCTGCACCACAGCAGACAGCCCCCATCAGAGCCTGCACAAttcataaatatgcatttttttttttttttttaaagccagatgGCCTTAAAACGCCTTTTTATATCGACTTCTGTCGCTCTCACTCACACTGGGACAGAGCTGATCACCCGTTCAGGTGCTTGGCTTTGCTGCAAGCCTCCTCCCTTCCTAAAGGGGGGCTGTGCCATCTCTCAAGCCCTCTTGGTAGGAAATGGGGAAGATCGCTTCAGTGGGGTACAAGAATACACTTGCAAGAGACTAAAATAGTCAGCTCTAGCCCAAAAGCACCAAGGAAGTAGCCAAACCAGGGAGATTACAACTGGGCTCCTCCCAAGGGCAAAATCCAGtcagaagaggcagagagagaagatgTGGCTCACAGCAGAGGCACAAAAAGCGCTGCAGCCGCCTGCACCAAGCACACACAATTTCCATTGGActggcagaaaacagaagaaaaaaaaatatctgcaaCTTGAAATTAGACACAGGTGATTGTGATTACCCGGTTCTGCTGCTGTTAGACACTGGAAAATGCAAGTGAAGGGAGTTTACCTTAGCTGCATCAAAGCAACTCTGAAGTTGCATTGCCAGAATATTTGTTCTTGACCGTCACAGCGTAACTCTGGTTGTGAGCTCTGCAAGCCCGCAGTTGCTTTTTAAAGAGTACACGTAAAGAGATTCCTCGCACGTGAAGTCGTCTAGCCATCGCAAGGTCTGCGCTGCGTTAGGTAACGGGAAACCCGGTGTGTCGGGACGCAAGAAGGGGCTGCGTCAAACAAGCAGAGCTTCACGAGGGCTGCCTGACGCGGCAACCATGAAGACAGCAAAACATTCAAGTTAATGGAAACAAGTCTTTATTAAGTAACttttaatatcagaaaaataaaactcttatAATTCTCTTTACAGCAAATATATAATATCAGTGCTTTGGCCATCATAAGTTAAAGGCCCTTTATCATAAAATATATGGTTTTTAAACTTTACTCAAATTGAATTTATAATCCCTATGACCTCCCTACATATACATAACAAAAAGTGTAGTAAAATTAGCAAATACTAAACTATATTGATAGTTTATCATTCTTAGTTTGTGGTTTATAGAAATGGTACACGCACCTAATGTCTGTCGATTCCTTGGCTTATTAGTTGCAGTGTACAatgcaataaaatacaaaatacatgctTGGTGAACATTTGTTCATATCTACAAGACTGCAGCTAAAGATTAGGTTCCAATACTGACATGTAACTATTCTACAAGCAATTAGCATTAAAGTTATGCATTACATAATATGCCATCAAGGCAACTCTTATActgaaaatcataaaataaaaaccGTTATTTGTAAACTTTTATACGAAATGTAACTCTTcaagtggaaataaaaaataaagtttctgtaTATTTACTAGTTCAATACACATATAATTTCATTTTGCTATACTGAGAAAAAAGCTTTGTCTTGTCTTGGGAAAATAATGCttcaaaaaaaatagaaaaatccaCTAGAACTCCACTttgtgtcttttttgttttttgttgttttaatatatGCCAGCACAGATTCGGGAACGTACTGAGGATGAAAAAGCTAGAAACATCCACAGGTTGAAATGCAAGAAGCGCattcaaaagacatttttccttaTGATTGGAAAGACAGTTTTGAAATGAAGTaaactgattgcagggccactgtCACAGCTGCTGTCATGAATTATACAAGGGCACGCACGCatctcccctttttccttttcattactaaaaataaaatatatatttatatatgtgcaaGACATATGGATTGAACATAAAAATGCTTCACATTTTGAACTATATATTCTCTAAAATGTAATTTAAGAACAGCTTGATCGGACTAATGAACGGAATGTCAGCATCCTCACTATTAGTCGAAGTATGTGCATCCCAAAGCCCTTACTGAAATGGGATTAAGCCAGCGAGACTTTTCCACATTACATTAAGAAAAGCAGTGGGTAGGAATTCACAATTGAGACCAATACGTTCCTGATCCTCTGAACATACTACCGTTAACATGTTGGGTGAAACAGAGGTCCACTGGGCATCTTCTCTCCCCCCTTCACCTTAACAGTAATTTATCTGAACCTGTCAATGACTATCCACTTCAATAAAtcaaattatgctttttttttttttttttttttttaaaaaaaaaaggtatttgcaATGCTGAAGAATTAGGCATAAGTTgttgcataaagaaaaaaaattccccaaaccTGTTTTTCAAAACTGGCAGTGTAAAGAAGGCAGCATTGGAAGTGTTGTTTGATATATTGATAATGCCACAAACCCTCCACAGCAGACTAATACTTCTACGTTCTGGCTACGAGGTTCATTGCTGCCAGCACACAGAAGTAAAACACTTAATACAGATCATTTAGAAAGCctgtaaaatttgtttttcagttttataattGATCAAGATTTCCCCTTACTGTGCCATAATATTGTACCAGATGTATCTCTGCTAAACATGCCATCTGTTTAAACTCAACTGGACAGAGACCACCTAGGTTTAGTGTTACCGTAGCAGCCTTTCAGAAAGTATAAATTTATTAACAACTTTAGCCTAATCCCAATAAAGCCCAACAGTCAGAATTCATTAGGAAGTATACTAGAGGGTACCATTACACCCATGCCTTTAAGAGTTTTAAAAGTccatataataataatatctatatatatttaagaGTGAATTTGGATTGCCTGAGTAACAGCTGTCTGGCAAACGGGACATGATGGCGtttctttttcacagattttGTTGGCACATTCCATGCAGAAGAGATTGTGACCACACGGGACTAGGGCCGCAATGACTTCGTTCTCAAAGCATATCACGCAGTCGTGCTTCCGCCGCGACTCGGGGGGTGAACTGGAGGTGGAGCCACCATTGGAAGAGGAATAGCTGTTGGTACCATTAGAAAAAGCAGGGATGTATATTGGAAGGCCAGCTTGGTTGCCTGTACTAGGTGGGTCACTTCTTACTCTCCTAGCAAGAGGATGTTCCAGATTTTCCGGAAACGTTGGTGACAGACGAGGAGTAGATGGCTGACTCCCTCTTCGCTGAGGCTTGACACTACCAGTAGGGTCGCCACCAAAGGCAGAGAGTGGGTTTACAGGTTCAAAAGGGGTCCAAATGGTTTGGGAAGGTGTTGGTAAGGAGTCATATGCAGGAGAGTCAACTGCCAGATCTTCTGTGCCCACCGAAGGCAGCGTTTCTCCAAACCAAAAGTTGCCTGTGCTGAATGGACTCGTTGGGCTGAAGTCAGCCAATCTATTGCTTCCAAAATAGGAATCTGTGGAGCCACTTCCCAAGGAGCTGGAGCTATCATTTCTATAATTAGAAATCATTCTGGTGCGGCTAGGAGGGACTGGATTAGAAGTAAGCCAAGCAGATCCAAGAGTGCCTCCTTCAAAGCTCACATCTGTACCATTGTAATGGAAATCGTTCTCTTCATTCAGCTCAATGTAGTTTCCAGTACGCATGGCTATATGCATCTCAATTTCCTCTCGGGCGCGATCAACGTTTTCGGGCATTCCTGTAACTTCAAAGACGGGCTCCTTGTCTCTGCTGGGAGTGACTATGTAGGTGTGTGTCTGCTGCTGAATCCTTTTGATTGTAGCTCCTTTAGGTCCAACCACTAGCCCAACTACACGGTAAGGCACCCTGACTTGGACTGTCGTCTGACCTGGTAGGTTGGGAGTACACGGCAACCCTCCCAGGGCAGGACCGTTTTTGTTGCGTGATGCTCGGATCATGGAGAAGTGTTCAGCAGCTGAGAGAATTTCCCTTTTGGCCATGGCTACGTCCTCTTTTCGTCCAGTGACAACAAAGATGGGCTCTTCTCCACGAACGGGGGTCTTAATATACGTATTTGTCTTGGCCCTTAGTGCTTTTATTTTGCAACCTGTTTAAAGGAAACACATGCAAGTTTAGCAACAAGTCtaagtttagaaagccacaagaAAGCAATCTATTTTAAGCTGAGAGTTTCAAGAAACTGTAGGGTGAAACCAGAGGCAGCTGTTTTTATCTCTGCAGGCCATGCTAACGAAAGCAGTAACAACTTTTACTTATTATTTCCAAACAGACCTCTGGCACTTAAAGCCACAAACTATTTTAGCAACATTTACTCGGCCATTTTCGTCCGTCATCTCCCTTGTTCCTATTAGATGGTGAATCAACGCACATTGCTTTTCCTCCTCAACATCAGATATATTCATGATTATCCTGGGAACAGTGGtggatttatgtattttttttccatttgttggGTATCCTTCGGTTATTTCTAAGATTAAGCTAAAAGCCTACATTTTCATTCTAAACGCTTCCAAAAGGAGTAAAGGCTTACAAATACATATGCATGTACTTAAATCTGCTGACACCCCAACCTTTTACTGAAAAGCGTTCagtaaaaacaaatcaaacattCACAAGTGAGAGAAGGGCCTGTATCACAACTGCATAGGATAGAGATGAAAGTGATTTACTGAGAACTCTGCATTTGCTTCCTCTTACCCATAAGTGTTATTGCAACCTTACTTTTCCCTGTGGGATGAAATAGCCACTCCTTGAACTGTCAAGTAAGAGTTTGAGCAGTTTTTGTTCCATGAAGCAAGACCTCCACATAATACTATGTGCCTACTcggaatttttctttttagttatgtAAATACAGCCTGGAAGACGAGCAGTTAATGAAGcttttgtctttggttttggGAGCTGAATTATAAAGTTTGCTAGGATGCAGTGACACAGCAGGCTCTTTCCTACAATGCTTACAGCATTTTGGCATGGCACATACATAAGCACCTTTTACCCACTGTAGGGCTGAAAAACCCCGTagcacaaaattaaaaagcatgtcCGTGACATGCAGGAGTGTCCGCTGAATTCAGTTCTAACTCAATTTAGCCTATACTCAAATGAATTGACAAGCAAGTCTCACCAGCTACCATTTCAAAGGGAACCTCATCTTGAAACGACCATAAGCAACACTTACGGACCAAGCGTTTAAAGCATCGCTTCACATGTAGACCGAAATGTGTTCCCATTTTCCTAATTTACTTTGAGTATCTCAAAGCACTCTGCAGGTATGCCAAATGATCTCTCAGATTAGCGCTGGGACATCATTTCGACAATTCAAAGGCCACTCAAGTGCACTCTATGCAGGACAATCTACTAATAAAAACAGCAGATACGTGGATGCTGCTTGGATCACAGG
It contains:
- the LOC135325144 gene encoding RNA-binding E3 ubiquitin-protein ligase MEX3C-like, producing MPSGSAATASPGEEPAEPPRLPPPPLLQQPDTRLLRQRLAGLRLRGRGLAGGEAAPRRQARRRRAAPPSPAEPAPGGAGEEEEEEEEEAGDEGDLELEEEELAGEEEEEEEEAAALLLLSSPSSQPPPLLPALGSVLLSAPFDAQEAAAAALYGAEDPQGMMAAMLSHAYGGAGGLPGEQAALLRRKSVNTTECVPVPSSEHVAEIVGRQGCKIKALRAKTNTYIKTPVRGEEPIFVVTGRKEDVAMAKREILSAAEHFSMIRASRNKNGPALGGLPCTPNLPGQTTVQVRVPYRVVGLVVGPKGATIKRIQQQTHTYIVTPSRDKEPVFEVTGMPENVDRAREEIEMHIAMRTGNYIELNEENDFHYNGTDVSFEGGTLGSAWLTSNPVPPSRTRMISNYRNDSSSSLGSGSTDSYFGSNRLADFSPTSPFSTGNFWFGETLPSVGTEDLAVDSPAYDSLPTPSQTIWTPFEPVNPLSAFGGDPTGSVKPQRRGSQPSTPRLSPTFPENLEHPLARRVRSDPPSTGNQAGLPIYIPAFSNGTNSYSSSNGGSTSSSPPESRRKHDCVICFENEVIAALVPCGHNLFCMECANKICEKETPSCPVCQTAVTQAIQIHS